The Syntrophotalea acetylenivorans genome contains the following window.
TTTCTATTTCGCTTTGTTTGTCTGGCTTGGCTTTACTTGTGAATAAATCGACTCGTATTGCAGGAAGCACCATTAGCAATTGCGAAATGAATGCTTCCATATTCGCTTGCGCTGCCTCTGAAAGACTCGGAAGGGATGGATTCGTGCCGTTTTCCAACTTTGTGTTGGCAGCAGATATTCCTTCTTGAACAAGCCGCGACTCAAGATATTGCACATGAGCCTTATGTAGGTTATTGGCGGCGGATGTAATCAGAATAATCCTAGTCCACCAGTCCTTTTTTGCATCGTGGCTTTTAATTCTGGCAGCAATGCTCTCACCTTCACCAATATACGCCAGTGGATCCTCATTTAGTTCACCGAGAAGGATATACACCCCAGTGTATGAGCTTTCTTTTCGCTTCAAAGCTTCAGGTAGCCGCGTCCTTGGCGCAACGAGAATATGCCCCGTCCAACCGAAAACTTCCGCAGTAAGCATGCCATCTGGTTTTCCATCGATAAAAAATAGTTCTAGTGTGGTTGCGCTCAATATTTTGCCTCAAGGTTTCAGTCTAGTTTAAGGGGAAGTCTATGCTGTGGCCCCATAGCAGCGCCTATGCAGACTGCATAAGCCGACCAAAAATTGTTCCAAACAGCAATGCCTGACCTAGTGGAAAAACCGCCTATCGGATCTTCTCGAATCTAGACGCTTTTTTGAGAGGTATCGCCTTGTCTCTTTTCAAGCCAGTATTCTTCTGGAACACAACAATATGAATCAGGGCCAATGTAGCCAAATTAAGCTGCAGCGGTCAAGAGCATGATGTCCGATATTTTGTTTCGGATTATTTTCATGCAAAGGAGGAAGGGAAATGCCGAGTTTATTAAAATTCCTTCAATGTGAGAAAAGCCCACCAAGGTTGCTTGTTGGGCTTTTGCCATTTGATAGATGGTGAATTTAGGGATAAAATTTTCTTCGGATCAACGTAAAGCCAACCAGTATAGCTTTCCGGATTATTTATTTAAGCACATGGTTCAGTTGAATTTCATGTCCTCATGTCTGATATTAAAACAGGGTAAATTTTTGTGCGGAAATAATCGTTAAGAGTTTCAGAATTTCTTTGAGAAATACGTGTTGGTGCAGTATCAAAAATGACTTTTGTAGACTTGTGTTCTTGCTCTGTAAACTCCCATGAAACCTTGGTTTTATAATTTGAGCCGAGGAACCCACCCTTCCAATCCACCATAATTTCTACAAGAATACTATTGTTTAATTTTGATACAGTATATTTATCTAATATTGGTTCCTTACCTGTTGGATGAGAAATATCTAGTATTGCCTTTGAAATTTTATTTTTATTTCGATCTATAAGTAGTCTTGTCATTGTGTCTGCACGATCTTCCCAAGGAATGGCTTGTTTCAAAACTCCGAGTTTATTAATGGCATCTTTACCTTTTTGGTCTGTGAAATGATAAAATGCAAACACTCCGACAAAAATCGTAACGGCAATACAGACTAGCTTACCTAGGATTAAAAGGTTCTTCCTTGGGTCGAGGAAAGCAGACATCTTATACTCCCTTTAAAGAATTTTATCATGTTCAAATGCAGCCCCCCTCCAAGGGAACTGCAATATTTTGTGAGCATCGAGTCGCCATCCAATGGAACCGGATTATTTAGAAAACAAAGTTCAATTCATCCAAGAATAGCGTATTTTCATGGGGGGGGGCACCCTCTTACCGTGCGAAATCGGTAAAAGTAGTTTTCTCAGTCTGCCGAACTCCAAGCGCCCCACCAGTCCATTGCTCACAACTCATAATGCTTTGGCGTTGTCATACATGAAGGCGATATCGTTCGAGTTCGTATGGTATGCGTCCAATTCAGGAGAGGAAAAATCGACATAAAAAGTAGTATTTGGGTTAAGCACCCCGTCAAGCCCCTGGGTAATAGTCAGCGGAATTTTGGAACCATTCCGAATTATTGCCTTGAAACTTAAATCCGTAAGAGGTCGGTTTCCACGATAAAGAATGGTGAACCGCCATTTGTTGGCTGACATTGCTTCAGACCCAACAATTTTAGAAACCCGGTGAACTGATCGCATAAATTCTATTCGGGCCTTCTGTCGGCGTTCTTCCAACTTGGCTTTCTGTTTTTGCTGGTATGTCGATAACGCTGCGTCTAATGCAGCAAAAAAACCGCCGCCCTCACCGGCGGCCAACTCGGATTTTTGCAATGAAAATAATTCGTTATCTTCAAGAATTTGCTGGTAATTTGAATTTATAGTTCCCGGAACATAGTATTTTTGTACCAAATCAGCTACACGCTTTGCCTCTGCCGCACGCTCTTCGTTCATCGGATGATCGTGTATAAATAACGCATCATTTCCACTTTTTTTGTGCATCCTCTCCCAAATGCGGCCTCCTGCGTAGGGATCGAAGCCAGCCAACGAACAATAAAGAACGGCAATTTGGTCAGCTTCCGTTTCATTCTCATGTGTAAATGCCGCTTGAAAAGTATCACGCTTTGCTGACTTTGAACCAGCGAGAGCATTAATTTGTTGAAAATCACGGCGCTCGAATGCATGGTTGGCGACGGTATGAGCCATTTCGTGTGCAATGACGTTTGCTAGCTCAGAGTCGTCTTTCAAATCCTTTTCAAGTGCTGAAAAGATTACAAAGTAGGTTCCTCCTGTTGTAAAGGCATTCCAGCTGTCTTCTTCAATAATTACCGGCGTCCATGCCTCTTGCCTTAAATGGCTTACTTGATGAAGCTGTTCAAAAATTCGTTTGATTCGTTTATATGCAGCAAGGTCATATTCCTCATTTACTTTTTTCCCTTCTGCCCTCGCTTCAGCAATAAATTTTTCGACAAACTCGTTTCCTTTTAAAGTTTGTTCTTCCCTATCAGCAAGACAGAGTGATCTTTTTCCAGAAAGGCGATCGCGCTCTGTAACCGTTTCTGTCGCGGAGTAAAGACCTTGATCAATTGCTTTCATTGTTGCGCAACCGGATAGTACTGACGTCAACAAAAGCAATGTCATGAAAAATTTCATTATGATGTCCACTCCCAGTCTTATAATTTTAAAAAATCAATATGAGTGTTGGGACTTTCCTGATAACAGTCTTTTTAAAAGGTAGAGTTTTGTTTTATGTTTGCCTTTGGCCCTGTTTGGTTTTGGGCGAAGACAATCAGGCAGGCCCATTCTCACACCCCTTACAAATAGGAAAGGCCCACCGACTCTCCTGGTGGGCCTTTCTCGTCTGACGAGTGGTTGGAAAAGAACTTTCCCCATTTCCACGCTTACAAAGAAAAACCGTCTTATTTTCGAGCGGAGTACTATATGTTATATGGGTTAATTTTGACTGACCCTAGTTTCAGGAAACAAATCAATATGAATGTTTGTTTCATCCAAAGAATAGGCTCCGGGAGAAGCTAAACCGACAAACGGAACTAGCCAGACAACGCCACCAACAATATCCCACACACCTGAACCGTTCATGTGCGAATCAATGCTTCTATAGTAAGTTTTATAGCCTTCCCTGTTGGCCGTGACGCTCACACCGTTGTCTCTCCTAACAGCTATTTGGCCGGGGCAAGCAGCCTGCTGCCCATTCACGTGAACCAAAACCCCTTCTTGATCACAAGCTAGGTTAAGGGTTTGAGTAGATGACCGGAAACACGAACATCCAAAAGAAAAAGTGGTGAGACATACCATTAAGCCCCATACAACTACATTTTTAAGCAACTTCATAACATCTCCTCTTTGAGTTAATTTGCTCTCTTTGAGCACCTAATTTTAAGTTGCAAGAAATTTTTCCAATTCAGGATTATCTTATAAATGATCTGTATAAACTCTGCGGAGCACAGACGATCCATGCCTAGGCACATGAGATGTGCGTTGCTATAGGTTTGCTGTGGGGCTTGAGGCATTTAGAGACAATTTTTCTCTGTGGGATTAGGCGGCTTTAAATTATTCTAGCCTGGGAAAAAAATCAATAATTCTAATTATTTTTCTTGAAATAATTACACAAGGCTTATTTTATTTGGGCCAAACTGTATTACGGATTCAGTGTTTCTGGATTCCTGCAAAAAAAGAATGGTCTACTAGGTTCCTGGGCGTGCATTCGCGCCTGAGAAGTGATGGCATTACAATTGGCCAGGCAGACCCTTTCTTGTATTATGCCTGTTGAATTGGCCCCCTATCGTGCCCTACATCTTTCCTAAGGAGTTCTCTTATGAAAACGTCCCGCCTGTTGGTCTGTATCGTCCTCTTGCTCCTAGCATCTACGTCCCTAGCCGCTTCATCAAAAATCTATGGTGACGTTGTAGTAGCCGAAGTAACAAGCATTTACGATGGTGACTCTTTCAAAGTTAACCTCAAGGGATACCCGCCAATTGCAGGAGAGCGGATCGGAATCCGGATCAATGGCATAGATACCCCAGAAATGAGGGATAACCGACCAGAGATAAAGGCTTTAGCCCGAAAGGCAAAGCAGTACACCGTTCAGCGTTTGCGGGAAGGCCAGCAGATCATCCTGCGTAACATGAAGCGAGGAAAATATTTTCGGATCGTTGCCGATGTTTACGTGGATGGGAGCAATTTAGGGCAGGAGTTGATTTCAGTTGGGTTGGCTAAGCCCTATGGCGGTGGGAAGAAGCCGAAATGGGAGTGATGCGTTTGTCAGACAGTCCCTGCAATGCGAGAAAAGCCAGCCTAGAAAGAGGTCACGCCTTTTGGCTGTAAAAATGATGATCTGTGAGTCAACCCCAGGGCACAATCAACTTCAGGGCCGTTTGGAGAACCTCAACCACAAACCCTCCCCCTACCCTTCACAGACAAAAAAAAGGACCCACACGGAAAGCTAGAGACTGCAACACCAACAATTCATAGCGGGAACGCTATTCAAATTACTTCTTTTCACCTCTAGCAAAACAAACCCTACCAAACCCAGTACCAAAGCCCCCTTGGAAGCCATTTCTGAATAATCTTTTAGCAGCCAACGTAGTATTAACAGAAACATAGAACTTAGCGCGGTAGCCTTTAAAGTGAACTACAGAATCACCATTTAAGTTTCTTTATCTTTTTCCAATCAACTGAACGAAAACTTAACTTATTAATAGCTTTTTGCATTACTAATGGCCCAACATCTTTAATATAATTTTCTACTAAAAAACTACCTTTAAATTTGTGCCCAACAATAGCACATGCGACCCTATCAGATATGTTTGAATTGGCAAAAAAGTCCACTACATTGTGTCGAAATGAGTGAAATGATGTTTTTTCACTCGTCACACCACATTTCCACTTCCAACCATATTCATTTTTCCTATTAAAGTTATTTCCAAATCCTTTGTAGTTTTTCCCGTTCTTATTTTTAAGTTCTCCGAACAGCATCTCTTCCTTTGGTCTACTTTTTACATAATCTAAAAATCCAAGCGATATTAGTTTTGAATGTATAGGTAAAACCCTTGGCGCTGTCTCATTTTTCAATCCTTGGTTCCGTTCTTCATTCTCTCTTAAACGAATTACATAGACATCTGTACCATTATATTTTTCAATATCATCGGTATAGAGTTGTGCTAACTCCTCTCCTCTTGCACCAGTAAATAAAGCTAACAAAGGCAACCAATATCTTGATGGTTTTTTGAATTTTCCATTTTCGTATACTTCATTATTAAACAACAACCTAAGTTCATCATCAGTAAATGGATCTTTTTTTTCATTTGCTTTTATATAGTCTGGGGCATATTGAAGAAATTTTTCCATATCATTAAGAACATAACCTTCTAGGTCAGCCCAACGTAGAAATTGCTTTACCCGCATTACATGTTTATTGATTGTACCTGGCTTCCTTTTATCTTCACTAGGTATATCCATATTTAGAATTTCATTAATACTTTTGTTTTTATATTTTGATTTACGGGTGTGGTTTGTTGGAATTCCCCAAACTGCTTTTTCATAATTTCTTATGACCTTTCTACTTAGATCACAGCATTTTAAATCATTTCCAACAATTAAAATGAATTCCCTAAAAATCCCAACATACTCTTTAATGGTTTCATCTGGTGCAGATTTACCTAGCCTATCTTTCCTTTCAAAATGACACTCTAAAAACTCTTTAACCTTATCAGAAACCAACTCTGTGGACAGCCGGTTCTTTTCAGTAGCTGATTGTTCAGGCTGCAACTCTGATATATCCGGCAGACTGGGTATGGCTTTAACTTTGAGCTCCTCAAGTACAGTATCTTTTCTTGATTGAGGCAGATCGTTCCAATCATCTAACTCCTTATTGAGTAGATCAATCCCTTCTGGTGTCAATCCGCCTACAAAAGCCTCTACAGTTAGTTCTTCATCGTAATCTCGCAAATATGATTCATCATCGCTTCCCATATCCGCAATAAGATATTCCTTCAGTAATTTCCTGCCTTCATTAGCTTCCTGAAATTCCCGATCCGAATCTTTCATTTTATAGTCACTAGCCTCCATCAAAACCCACAATTGCCTCGCCCGTTTCTGTGCTATTGAAATATCACGAGTGCGCAAAGACGATCTAACCTCTTTTCGAGTGGTGCCGTATTTCTTCCGAATGTAACCTGGAATCCGAACACGGAAATAATATATACCACGAGGAGTTTTGAACAAATAGGTTGGGTTTCGTTTCAGTATCATTGTGTACGGCCTTGTGTACGACCAATGATACCAAACCAAAAAAGGGATCCCCTAAGTCCTTGTTATGACTTAGAGAATCCCTTGAAAATGGTGCCGAAGGGGAGACTCGAACTCCCACGTCCCTGCGGACACTAGACCCTGAACCTAGCGTGTCTACCAATTCCACCACTTCGGCTTGAAGCGAAGAAACTTATAACAAAACGGTTATTTGAATGCAACAAAAAAATATCAGTGGTCCCACTATCCCTGACCGAATCAATAGTCGCAACGAACTTATCAAATGGCCATCTATCGACAATGTCCACAGCAGGCACGGCGTTTAAGCTGCAAGACCTTAACCGGGAGTACGAAGCGGACCAGGTTATAAAAGCTAATTTATCTGTCGCAAAAGCCCCTTGCTATAAAGCCCAATAAGACAGTCCGCTAGCGGAGATATCATCTCCATTAAGAACTGCTTTGACATCAATTACAACGCCCTGCTTATTTCCGTTAGAACAAAGCTGCTTGAATTGCGCACTGGACATGTTTATAAAATCATTGTGAGCCACCGCCAGGATAACGCCATCGACGGGACCAATCTCTTCCAGACTCTGAAGTTCGATACCATACTCCTTGCGCGCTTCCCCCACTTCGGCCACCGGATCATGCACCAGCACCTCAACTTGAAAGTCCTGCAATTCGGCGATGATATCCACTACCTTGGTATTGCGGATATCAGGGACGTTCTCCTTAAAGGTCAGACCAAGAACCAGCACCCGGGCCCCCTTGACCGCCTTATCCGCCCGAATCAACTGCTTAACAGTCGTCTCAGCAACGTACTTACCCATGCCGTCGTTGATGCGACGGCCAGCCAGGATAACCTGAGGGTGATAACCGATCTCCTCTGCTTTATAAGTGAGATAAAAGGGATCGACACCGATGCAATGGCCGCCTACCAGACCGGGAGTGAACTTAAGAAAATTCCATTTAGTACCGGCCGCTTCGAGTACGGCTTGAGTTGGAATCTCAAGCCGATTAAAGATGATAGCCAATTCGTTCATCAGGGCGATATTGAGATCGCGCTGAGTATTTTCGATAACTTTAGCCGCCTCGGCCACCTTAATTGAAGCCGCCCGATAAACACCGGCCGTCACCACCAGTTCGTAGACTTTGGCTA
Protein-coding sequences here:
- a CDS encoding site-specific integrase yields the protein MKDSDREFQEANEGRKLLKEYLIADMGSDDESYLRDYDEELTVEAFVGGLTPEGIDLLNKELDDWNDLPQSRKDTVLEELKVKAIPSLPDISELQPEQSATEKNRLSTELVSDKVKEFLECHFERKDRLGKSAPDETIKEYVGIFREFILIVGNDLKCCDLSRKVIRNYEKAVWGIPTNHTRKSKYKNKSINEILNMDIPSEDKRKPGTINKHVMRVKQFLRWADLEGYVLNDMEKFLQYAPDYIKANEKKDPFTDDELRLLFNNEVYENGKFKKPSRYWLPLLALFTGARGEELAQLYTDDIEKYNGTDVYVIRLRENEERNQGLKNETAPRVLPIHSKLISLGFLDYVKSRPKEEMLFGELKNKNGKNYKGFGNNFNRKNEYGWKWKCGVTSEKTSFHSFRHNVVDFFANSNISDRVACAIVGHKFKGSFLVENYIKDVGPLVMQKAINKLSFRSVDWKKIKKLKW
- a CDS encoding thermonuclease family protein, whose amino-acid sequence is MKTSRLLVCIVLLLLASTSLAASSKIYGDVVVAEVTSIYDGDSFKVNLKGYPPIAGERIGIRINGIDTPEMRDNRPEIKALARKAKQYTVQRLREGQQIILRNMKRGKYFRIVADVYVDGSNLGQELISVGLAKPYGGGKKPKWE
- a CDS encoding GIY-YIG nuclease family protein, encoding MSATTLELFFIDGKPDGMLTAEVFGWTGHILVAPRTRLPEALKRKESSYTGVYILLGELNEDPLAYIGEGESIAARIKSHDAKKDWWTRIILITSAANNLHKAHVQYLESRLVQEGISAANTKLENGTNPSLPSLSEAAQANMEAFISQLLMVLPAIRVDLFTSKAKPDKQSEIEKSKESTESPVFELTLKKEGIVATAILEDGEFVVQKGSLARATYIGDRSEKSYYWKHHDKLVEQGILVDHGKHKVFTQSYAFPSTSAAGAVCNGRSTAGPIAWKVKGTKQTYKEWEAATLAEN
- a CDS encoding M48 family metallopeptidase: MKFFMTLLLLTSVLSGCATMKAIDQGLYSATETVTERDRLSGKRSLCLADREEQTLKGNEFVEKFIAEARAEGKKVNEEYDLAAYKRIKRIFEQLHQVSHLRQEAWTPVIIEEDSWNAFTTGGTYFVIFSALEKDLKDDSELANVIAHEMAHTVANHAFERRDFQQINALAGSKSAKRDTFQAAFTHENETEADQIAVLYCSLAGFDPYAGGRIWERMHKKSGNDALFIHDHPMNEERAAEAKRVADLVQKYYVPGTINSNYQQILEDNELFSLQKSELAAGEGGGFFAALDAALSTYQQKQKAKLEERRQKARIEFMRSVHRVSKIVGSEAMSANKWRFTILYRGNRPLTDLSFKAIIRNGSKIPLTITQGLDGVLNPNTTFYVDFSSPELDAYHTNSNDIAFMYDNAKAL
- a CDS encoding nucleotide sugar dehydrogenase, with the protein product MITFAQIQKKQKKIAVVGLGYVGLPLAAAFGRKAEVIGFDISNEKIGELRDGYDATGELTSEDLASTNIDYTADASRLAEASFLIVTVPTPIDDHKKPDLTPVESASRSIGRHLTPGSVVVYESTVYPGVTEDVCVPILEQESGLRCGVDFKVGYSPERINPGDKVHTVDKIIKVVSGQDAETLDMVAKVYELVVTAGVYRAASIKVAEAAKVIENTQRDLNIALMNELAIIFNRLEIPTQAVLEAAGTKWNFLKFTPGLVGGHCIGVDPFYLTYKAEEIGYHPQVILAGRRINDGMGKYVAETTVKQLIRADKAVKGARVLVLGLTFKENVPDIRNTKVVDIIAELQDFQVEVLVHDPVAEVGEARKEYGIELQSLEEIGPVDGVILAVAHNDFINMSSAQFKQLCSNGNKQGVVIDVKAVLNGDDISASGLSYWAL